One genomic region from Desulfobaccales bacterium encodes:
- a CDS encoding AAA family ATPase, with translation MHITGLHIDGFGIYHDQGIQDLPLGLVLFLGDNESGKTTLMEFLRTQLFGFPRRDKKRNDYEPLRGGNPGGRLALIMQDGRQFTLARPGRGPATLTQAGGATIQAEPALHLLGGLDRETFKHVFAVGLDELQGLGVLSQEGVRGRLFAAGAGLGSASVPEVLKNLDKELAALLAQRGQKQINLLTKRFREIEAEIKELQGQAAAYAEGQRQREQLEALVDTNRREAEQLRRQLGRLERLEQARVPWANRNLAREKAGEVEFARNFPVNGEARLESVLKDLNTNRQQQKLKVREVQQLAGLLNQLTLDEAVLTQQEAIESLASEREKLATDLDNYPIVKSDLDQAQAEFLRKLQALGPDWDAARLAAVDTSVQVRQRVAEFGRYLDAAERRLEAARAEERSMTTAVTEAHQQAEAAHKHLRDLPPPPLPDNQELARHQETLRQMRAWLHQRDVLAEKLRSKESASDEAEARAAALESQLTIPTATLPWWLSLPWLVVGLGLGGWFIYRQAYLLGGIIPGVGLALAGLFFWLHHWQTRVETRRRTVLGQELQQVEETRTGILEAIADLKRQIEAADTEITLAAQVMDREPPGDAMLLEEIAGELEQAAAHLRDWQARVQAERQAADQLAQARARQELAQTEIEAAALELVRRKEEWSGWLAQRGFTETVHPAGFEAVLQAVENARSAARVLDGHHRRLQLLSAYLNSARGRIGQVLTACGKKPHETEPGVADLDALRRALSTVLAAGQQQRELTAQKVATARDLNNLTSQGQELERERDDLLRQAEAIDTEDFRRRGAAYQKWQNWFQQMENEENALRRMAGTREAQVALEEELSRTDPIELETDKVRLNGHLQELEQAISQADQEIGNLKGRLESMEQDRQLGDLLLQQRTVQAQLAEATRRWATLAVCRYLLEKARGVYERERQPLVIQEAGRFLNTMAHGRYRILAAVGEDGVHLEDRTLARKDEVTWSAGLADQVYLAIRLGLAREFGRLSEPLPVILDDVLVKFDPSRRANAARVILDFAREQQVLLFSCHPEFLDILESVRRDPGYQKTLVAAFAITDGMINQVSAGPAVALPSP, from the coding sequence ATGCATATAACCGGCTTGCACATCGACGGGTTCGGCATTTACCACGATCAGGGCATACAAGACCTGCCCCTGGGCCTGGTGCTTTTCCTGGGTGACAACGAATCCGGCAAAACCACCTTGATGGAATTTTTGCGGACCCAACTTTTCGGTTTTCCCCGGCGAGATAAAAAGCGCAACGATTACGAGCCCTTGCGCGGGGGCAACCCCGGCGGGCGCCTGGCGCTCATTATGCAAGACGGCCGGCAGTTCACCCTGGCGCGGCCCGGTCGCGGTCCGGCAACCCTCACTCAAGCCGGCGGGGCCACGATCCAGGCCGAGCCGGCTCTCCACCTTTTGGGCGGGCTGGACCGGGAGACCTTTAAGCATGTCTTTGCCGTAGGGCTGGACGAACTCCAGGGGTTGGGGGTCCTCTCCCAGGAAGGCGTGCGGGGCCGCCTCTTTGCCGCGGGCGCGGGCCTGGGGAGCGCCTCGGTGCCCGAGGTTTTGAAGAATCTTGATAAAGAACTGGCCGCCCTCCTGGCCCAACGGGGGCAGAAACAGATCAACCTGCTGACGAAGCGATTCCGGGAGATCGAGGCCGAAATCAAGGAGCTCCAGGGCCAGGCCGCGGCCTATGCCGAAGGGCAGCGGCAACGGGAACAGCTTGAGGCCCTGGTCGATACCAATCGCCGGGAGGCCGAACAACTCCGCCGCCAATTGGGGCGGCTGGAGCGGCTGGAACAGGCTCGGGTCCCCTGGGCGAATCGAAACCTGGCCCGGGAAAAGGCCGGCGAGGTGGAGTTTGCCCGGAATTTTCCGGTAAACGGCGAAGCTCGCCTGGAAAGTGTCCTGAAAGATTTGAACACAAATCGCCAGCAGCAGAAGCTAAAAGTTAGGGAAGTTCAGCAACTCGCTGGTCTTCTTAATCAGCTTACCCTGGATGAAGCGGTCCTGACCCAACAAGAAGCTATCGAGTCTTTGGCCAGCGAGCGGGAGAAGTTGGCAACGGATTTGGACAACTACCCCATCGTCAAAAGTGACCTGGACCAGGCCCAAGCCGAGTTCCTACGAAAACTGCAGGCCTTGGGACCGGACTGGGATGCCGCACGCCTCGCTGCCGTGGATACCTCGGTGCAGGTGCGCCAACGGGTGGCCGAGTTCGGGCGCTACCTGGACGCCGCGGAACGCCGGTTAGAAGCCGCCAGGGCCGAAGAGCGGTCCATGACCACAGCCGTTACCGAGGCGCATCAACAGGCCGAAGCGGCACACAAGCACTTACGAGACCTCCCGCCCCCGCCCCTTCCCGATAATCAGGAACTGGCGCGGCATCAGGAGACGCTGCGGCAGATGCGGGCCTGGTTGCACCAACGCGACGTGCTGGCGGAGAAACTCCGGTCAAAAGAGAGCGCCAGCGATGAGGCTGAGGCTCGGGCCGCGGCGCTTGAAAGCCAACTGACGATCCCTACGGCCACCCTGCCCTGGTGGCTTAGCCTGCCCTGGCTGGTGGTGGGCCTGGGCCTGGGGGGCTGGTTCATTTATCGGCAGGCTTATCTCCTCGGGGGCATCATCCCCGGCGTCGGGCTGGCGCTGGCGGGGTTATTTTTTTGGCTCCACCATTGGCAGACCCGGGTGGAGACCCGTCGCCGTACCGTGTTGGGGCAAGAGTTGCAGCAGGTGGAAGAGACCCGGACCGGCATCCTGGAGGCCATCGCCGACTTGAAGAGGCAGATTGAGGCGGCGGATACCGAGATCACCCTGGCGGCCCAGGTCATGGACCGGGAGCCACCGGGTGATGCCATGCTTTTGGAGGAAATTGCCGGGGAATTGGAACAGGCCGCGGCCCACCTCAGGGATTGGCAGGCTCGAGTCCAGGCTGAACGTCAGGCCGCGGACCAGTTGGCTCAGGCCCGGGCGCGGCAGGAGTTGGCCCAGACGGAAATCGAGGCGGCGGCCCTTGAGCTGGTCCGGCGAAAGGAGGAATGGTCCGGGTGGCTAGCGCAACGGGGCTTCACGGAAACAGTGCACCCCGCCGGGTTCGAGGCGGTGCTTCAGGCAGTGGAAAATGCCCGGAGTGCAGCCAGGGTACTGGATGGCCACCACCGTCGTTTGCAGCTTTTATCCGCATATCTGAACTCGGCTAGAGGGAGAATCGGCCAGGTTCTGACGGCTTGTGGCAAAAAGCCTCATGAGACTGAGCCCGGAGTGGCAGACCTGGATGCCCTGCGCCGAGCCTTAAGCACGGTCCTGGCGGCTGGCCAGCAGCAACGCGAGCTCACCGCCCAAAAGGTCGCCACAGCCCGGGACCTCAATAATTTAACCAGCCAGGGCCAAGAGCTGGAACGGGAACGGGACGACTTGCTCCGCCAGGCTGAGGCCATTGACACAGAGGACTTCCGGCGGCGGGGCGCGGCCTACCAAAAATGGCAGAATTGGTTCCAGCAGATGGAGAACGAAGAAAATGCCCTGCGCCGCATGGCCGGCACCCGGGAAGCCCAGGTGGCCTTGGAAGAGGAACTCAGCCGCACCGACCCCATAGAACTGGAAACGGATAAAGTGCGCCTGAACGGTCACTTACAAGAGCTGGAACAGGCGATTTCCCAGGCTGACCAGGAAATCGGGAACTTGAAAGGCAGATTGGAATCGATGGAGCAGGACCGGCAGTTGGGCGATTTACTCCTGCAGCAGCGCACGGTGCAGGCCCAACTGGCCGAGGCTACCCGGCGTTGGGCCACCCTGGCGGTCTGCCGCTATCTCCTGGAAAAGGCCCGGGGCGTATATGAACGGGAGCGGCAACCTCTCGTAATTCAGGAAGCGGGCCGGTTTCTGAACACCATGGCCCATGGCCGCTACCGCATCCTGGCCGCGGTGGGTGAAGATGGGGTTCACCTGGAAGACCGGACGCTGGCCCGGAAAGATGAAGTGACCTGGAGCGCCGGGTTGGCGGACCAGGTCTATCTGGCCATCCGCCTGGGGCTGGCCCGGGAGTTCGGCCGCTTATCCGAGCCCCTGCCGGTCATCTTAGATGATGTCCTGGTTAAGTTCGACCCCAGCCGCCGGGCGAACGCGGCCCGGGTCATCCTCGATTTCGCCCGTGAGCAACAAGTGCTGCTTTTCTCCTGCCACCCGGAATTTCTCGATATCCTCGAGTCCGTACGCCGCGACCCCGGTTATCAAAAAACCCTGGTGGCGGCCTTTGCCATTACCGACGGGATGATCAACCAGGTCTCTGCCGGGCCTGCCGTCGCCTTGCCCTCGCCGTAA
- a CDS encoding DNA repair exonuclease: MSESIPFSFVHCADLHLDSPFEGIHAAAPEIAAVLREATFQALDQIVDLARREQADFIIVAGDVHDGENRSLRAQLRFRDSLRKAADAGIPCFIAHGNHDPLSGWEAHLTMPGLARRFGGHSVECFPIRRNGATLAHIYGISYPVREVKANLAAGFKRDPEAPFAIGVLHCNVGGDPDYDNYAPCTMEDLASAGLDYWALGHIHAQKIMRTQAPCIIYPGNPQGRSWREMGPRGCYLVRVDAARRISPTFVATDAVRWFRQDLDIGDRSTWDDLLDAMFRVREEVRAEASGRAAILRLSLTGRGELHRELAGRIDLERDLAEPLREGEPERLDFVWVESIQNQTRPPLDLAQRRLVQDFVGDFLNAAQSLRDQANPGALLRDVLKQRPEHRVIAAALERLADAELLSILDAAEILGVDHLLPEEE, from the coding sequence ATGTCCGAATCCATCCCTTTCAGTTTTGTGCATTGCGCCGATCTGCACCTGGATAGCCCCTTTGAGGGGATCCACGCCGCCGCGCCCGAGATCGCCGCCGTGCTCCGGGAGGCAACCTTCCAGGCCCTCGACCAGATCGTCGACCTGGCCCGGCGGGAGCAGGCAGATTTCATCATCGTGGCCGGGGACGTGCACGATGGCGAGAACCGCAGCCTGCGAGCCCAACTCCGGTTCCGGGACTCCCTGCGGAAGGCCGCCGACGCAGGCATTCCCTGTTTTATCGCCCATGGTAATCACGACCCCCTTTCCGGCTGGGAGGCCCACCTCACGATGCCAGGCCTGGCCCGGCGCTTCGGGGGCCACAGCGTGGAGTGCTTCCCCATTCGTCGAAACGGCGCCACCTTGGCCCACATCTACGGCATCAGTTACCCGGTCCGGGAAGTCAAGGCCAATCTCGCCGCCGGCTTTAAGCGCGACCCGGAGGCCCCCTTTGCCATCGGGGTGCTCCATTGCAACGTGGGCGGCGACCCTGACTACGATAATTACGCTCCCTGCACAATGGAAGACCTGGCCTCGGCTGGCCTCGATTATTGGGCCTTGGGGCACATTCATGCCCAGAAGATTATGCGGACCCAGGCCCCGTGCATCATTTATCCCGGCAACCCCCAGGGTCGCAGCTGGCGGGAAATGGGCCCTCGGGGCTGCTACCTCGTGCGGGTGGATGCCGCCCGCCGCATCTCGCCCACCTTTGTGGCCACCGACGCAGTGCGCTGGTTCAGACAGGATCTGGACATCGGTGATCGTTCGACCTGGGACGACCTGTTGGACGCCATGTTCCGGGTACGGGAGGAGGTGCGGGCCGAAGCCTCCGGTCGGGCTGCCATTCTCCGTCTCAGTCTGACCGGCAGAGGCGAACTCCATCGGGAATTGGCTGGAAGAATCGACCTGGAACGGGACCTGGCGGAACCGTTGCGTGAAGGCGAGCCGGAGCGCCTTGACTTTGTCTGGGTGGAATCTATCCAAAATCAGACCCGGCCGCCCCTGGACCTGGCTCAGCGCCGCTTGGTCCAAGATTTCGTCGGCGATTTCCTCAATGCCGCGCAAAGCCTCCGGGATCAAGCCAACCCCGGAGCCCTTCTCCGGGACGTATTGAAACAGCGGCCGGAACACCGGGTGATCGCCGCTGCCCTGGAGCGTCTCGCGGATGCCGAACTCCTCTCCATCCTCGATGCCGCCGAAATCCTGGGGGTGGACCACCTGCTCCCCGAGGAGGAATAG
- the malQ gene encoding 4-alpha-glucanotransferase — translation MGAGLIMAGKDIAKKIAALGCMCGITPQYWDNFGSRHRTSQATYQALLTTMGVPWEDPESLDQEIARRRLGPWGSLVEPVQLVAPAPSTSGAILRVWSPSPEPPATVDIQGELVSETGERYHWEKRLTPDGPNESHKVPEGFRFALDLPLPASLELGYYDLTLKVRSGGREETGWTRLIAAPSQAYAPDWLDKGYRYWGLNLPLYALRSRGNWGMGDFADLSAIMRWAGDLGAAFVGVNPLHAASIQDNVDPSPYSPTSRVFLNILYLNLEMVPESSDCRKAQELLASPEFQAGKTRLAEAPLVPYKEIRRLKGKILKLLYQTFCRMHGDPENPKTTRGQEFAGFLAAKGEPLARFGRFSALAEKFHEGDWRRWPEPYQDPDNHAVAKFARKHPQEVGLSQYGQWLAETQLGQVCQAAQEQGLTFTLYEDLALGAGPGGFDTWAHQDLFALGAAIGAPSDAFNPKGQNWGLPPLIPERLRASGYQLFIDTLQANIPPGGMLRMDHAMGLFRLLWIPRGAEADQGAYVRYPRRELLAILALESVRRRALIIGEDLGTVPPRIRRDLNNCGVFSYRVFYFERDGDRHFLPPEAYPPRTMAAVTTHDLPTLEGFWQGGDLALKRRLNLYPAGHLAEADAAAREEDRLLLQAALRDRGLLPENAVLNSSTVDLREAVLTYLAQSQAALVEVRLEDIFGVIEQQNLPGTTQEHPNWRLKLPLTLDQMIQDPEPARIAARLNEARGREK, via the coding sequence GTGGGCGCTGGTCTGATTATGGCCGGTAAGGACATCGCCAAAAAAATTGCGGCCCTGGGCTGCATGTGCGGCATTACCCCCCAGTACTGGGATAATTTTGGCAGCCGTCACCGCACTTCCCAGGCCACCTACCAGGCTCTCTTGACCACCATGGGCGTGCCGTGGGAGGACCCGGAAAGCCTGGATCAGGAAATCGCCCGGCGGCGCTTGGGTCCCTGGGGCTCATTGGTTGAGCCGGTGCAGCTCGTTGCCCCGGCGCCATCGACTTCCGGGGCGATTCTGCGAGTCTGGTCCCCCTCACCTGAGCCCCCGGCCACAGTGGATATTCAGGGAGAACTGGTCAGCGAAACCGGCGAACGCTACCATTGGGAGAAGCGCCTTACCCCTGACGGACCTAACGAGAGTCATAAGGTTCCAGAGGGGTTCAGATTCGCTTTGGATTTGCCCCTCCCAGCCAGCCTGGAATTGGGATACTACGACCTGACCCTGAAGGTGCGAAGCGGCGGCCGGGAAGAAACCGGGTGGACCAGGTTGATCGCGGCGCCCTCTCAGGCTTACGCCCCGGATTGGCTGGATAAAGGCTACCGGTATTGGGGCCTCAATCTGCCGCTCTATGCCTTGCGGAGCCGTGGTAACTGGGGTATGGGGGATTTTGCCGACTTAAGCGCCATCATGCGCTGGGCCGGGGACTTGGGCGCGGCGTTTGTGGGGGTCAACCCCCTTCATGCGGCGAGCATCCAGGATAACGTCGATCCCAGTCCGTATTCTCCCACGAGCCGCGTCTTTCTCAATATCCTCTACCTCAACCTGGAAATGGTGCCCGAGAGTTCAGACTGCCGGAAGGCCCAGGAACTCCTGGCCAGCCCGGAATTTCAAGCCGGCAAAACCCGACTGGCCGAAGCTCCATTGGTGCCCTACAAGGAAATCCGCCGCTTGAAGGGCAAGATACTGAAACTGTTGTATCAGACCTTCTGCCGGATGCACGGCGACCCGGAAAATCCCAAGACGACCCGGGGGCAGGAGTTCGCCGGGTTTTTGGCCGCCAAAGGAGAGCCTCTGGCCAGATTCGGTCGGTTCAGCGCCCTGGCGGAAAAATTCCACGAAGGCGACTGGAGGCGCTGGCCCGAACCATATCAGGACCCCGACAACCATGCTGTGGCCAAGTTCGCCCGGAAACACCCCCAGGAAGTCGGGCTTTCCCAGTACGGACAGTGGCTGGCCGAAACCCAACTTGGCCAGGTGTGCCAGGCCGCCCAGGAGCAGGGGTTGACCTTCACCCTTTACGAAGACCTGGCCCTGGGAGCGGGACCCGGGGGCTTCGACACCTGGGCACATCAAGACCTTTTCGCCCTGGGCGCTGCGATAGGCGCGCCCTCGGACGCCTTCAACCCCAAGGGGCAGAACTGGGGCCTGCCGCCTCTGATCCCGGAACGCCTGCGGGCCTCAGGTTACCAGTTGTTCATCGACACCCTCCAGGCCAACATTCCTCCAGGCGGTATGCTCCGGATGGACCACGCCATGGGATTATTCCGCCTGCTGTGGATTCCCCGGGGCGCCGAAGCAGACCAGGGGGCTTACGTCCGCTACCCGCGACGCGAACTCCTGGCCATCCTGGCCCTGGAAAGTGTGCGCCGGCGCGCCCTGATCATCGGGGAAGATTTGGGCACTGTGCCGCCCCGCATCCGCCGGGACCTGAACAACTGCGGCGTCTTTTCCTACCGCGTCTTTTATTTTGAACGGGACGGGGATCGCCACTTTCTCCCCCCGGAAGCGTACCCGCCCCGGACCATGGCCGCGGTGACCACCCATGACCTGCCCACCCTGGAGGGATTCTGGCAGGGGGGTGACTTGGCACTCAAGCGCAGGCTGAACCTTTACCCCGCTGGCCATCTGGCGGAGGCCGATGCCGCCGCCAGGGAGGAGGACCGTCTTCTCCTGCAGGCGGCCTTGCGGGACCGGGGACTGCTGCCGGAGAATGCGGTGCTGAATTCCAGCACCGTTGACCTGCGAGAGGCCGTGCTCACGTATCTGGCCCAGAGCCAGGCCGCCCTCGTTGAAGTCCGCCTGGAGGATATTTTCGGGGTGATCGAACAGCAAAATCTCCCCGGCACCACCCAAGAGCACCCCAACTGGCGGCTCAAGCTGCCTTTGACCCTGGACCAAATGATTCAAGACCCGGAACCCGCCCGGATCGCGGCCCGCCTGAATGAGGCCCGGGGGCGGGAAAAATAG
- a CDS encoding alpha-amylase family glycosyl hydrolase, which produces MPETAEPALLYNLFPPLAGTIPQWEEHLDRIAGLGFTWIFLNPINTPGLSGSLYAIKDYFGLNPRFFPESGQDPEAALVHFLKAAQGRGLKVMMDLVINHTAIDSPLVTEHPEWYAKDKKGKIKHPGAIDPADATKVTVWGDLAELEYWPPPDPEGLLHFFDAVVAKYLRLGFMGFRADAAYKIPGDFWGRLIGEAKNLEPQAQFFAETLGCRLEECSQLSSSGFDFLYNSSKWWDYKEPWCLEQYNTFRHLAPSVSFPESHDTERLAAESGGAPEIARQRYLFAAYFSTGLMMPIGYEYGFKKRLNVVETCPQDWETPTYDLTSFIKGVNRMKKACPVLLEEGPQARVNPEEEPVALLLKSRESRKGRVLAVINATAEPQTVAIPDLTKLLGKPVRAWKDLTPDTIPLKLRSHLEFNLPPARIRIFYNPEGAPLPEVTKKEET; this is translated from the coding sequence ATGCCTGAAACGGCCGAACCAGCTCTACTCTACAATCTCTTTCCGCCCCTGGCCGGGACCATCCCCCAGTGGGAGGAGCACCTGGACCGCATCGCGGGCCTGGGCTTTACCTGGATCTTTCTCAACCCCATCAACACCCCGGGCCTGTCCGGCAGCCTCTATGCCATTAAAGATTATTTTGGCCTTAATCCCCGCTTTTTTCCCGAATCCGGCCAGGACCCGGAAGCGGCCCTGGTACATTTTCTCAAGGCGGCCCAGGGCCGGGGCCTCAAGGTGATGATGGACCTGGTGATCAACCATACCGCCATCGACTCGCCCCTGGTGACGGAGCATCCCGAGTGGTACGCCAAAGACAAAAAAGGCAAGATCAAGCACCCAGGCGCCATCGACCCTGCGGATGCCACTAAGGTCACAGTGTGGGGCGACCTGGCCGAGTTGGAGTACTGGCCGCCTCCCGACCCCGAAGGCTTGCTGCACTTCTTCGACGCCGTCGTGGCCAAATACCTGCGCCTGGGCTTCATGGGGTTTAGGGCCGATGCCGCGTATAAAATCCCCGGCGACTTCTGGGGCCGCCTCATTGGCGAGGCCAAGAACCTGGAACCCCAAGCCCAATTTTTCGCCGAGACCTTGGGGTGCCGTCTGGAAGAGTGCTCCCAGCTCTCTTCCTCGGGGTTCGATTTTCTCTATAACAGCTCCAAGTGGTGGGATTATAAAGAGCCCTGGTGCCTGGAACAGTACAACACCTTCCGTCACCTGGCCCCCTCGGTCAGCTTCCCGGAGTCCCACGACACCGAACGGCTGGCCGCAGAAAGCGGCGGCGCCCCGGAAATAGCCCGGCAACGCTACCTCTTCGCGGCCTACTTCTCTACCGGATTGATGATGCCCATCGGCTATGAATATGGGTTCAAGAAGCGCCTTAATGTGGTTGAAACCTGCCCTCAGGACTGGGAAACCCCCACCTACGACCTGACATCCTTTATTAAGGGGGTGAACCGGATGAAGAAGGCTTGCCCGGTGCTTCTGGAGGAAGGACCTCAGGCCCGGGTCAATCCGGAGGAAGAGCCGGTGGCGCTCCTGCTCAAATCCCGGGAAAGCCGCAAAGGCCGAGTTCTGGCGGTGATCAATGCCACAGCCGAACCTCAGACGGTAGCCATCCCTGACCTGACCAAACTTTTGGGAAAGCCGGTTCGGGCCTGGAAAGACCTGACCCCCGATACCATTCCACTTAAATTGCGTTCTCATTTGGAATTCAACCTGCCGCCGGCCAGGATACGGATCTTTTATAATCCCGAGGGAGCGCCCCTGCCAGAAGTGACCAAAAAGGAAGAAACTTGA